One window of the Coleofasciculus sp. FACHB-1120 genome contains the following:
- a CDS encoding Uma2 family endonuclease — protein MSQTVNQGVRWTTADLELLPENGTRYEIIDGELFMSRSPHLSHQRTCGNMYRKLQAWSEDTGLGEAFINPGIIFTEADNVEPDVIWISKEKLAALVDDSGHLTGAPELVVEVLSSGVQNERRDREAKLKLYSVRGVQEYWIVDWRLQKIEVYRRSNSALQLIVTLFSNDEISSPLLPNFSCLLSKFF, from the coding sequence ATGAGTCAAACAGTAAATCAAGGGGTACGCTGGACTACCGCAGATTTGGAGCTATTGCCAGAGAACGGTACGCGCTACGAGATTATTGATGGAGAGTTGTTTATGTCTAGATCCCCCCATTTGAGCCATCAACGCACTTGTGGCAACATGTACCGAAAGTTACAAGCTTGGTCAGAAGACACTGGACTGGGGGAGGCATTTATTAATCCGGGCATTATTTTCACGGAAGCTGATAATGTAGAGCCGGATGTGATTTGGATTAGTAAAGAAAAATTAGCTGCTCTGGTAGATGATTCAGGACACCTGACAGGCGCACCAGAGTTAGTTGTAGAGGTATTATCTTCGGGAGTGCAAAATGAACGCCGAGATAGAGAAGCTAAACTTAAATTATACTCAGTGCGAGGAGTACAAGAATACTGGATTGTTGATTGGCGCTTGCAAAAAATAGAAGTTTATCGTCGTAGTAACTCAGCGTTGCAATTAATAGTAACGCTGTTTAGCAATGATGAAATAAGTTCACCTTTATTGCCTAATTTTAGTTGCTTGTTATCTAAATTCTTTTGA